From a region of the Deltaproteobacteria bacterium IMCC39524 genome:
- a CDS encoding transposase — translation LDVSDFHHVRINHSNLFAKGRNHINGIENFWNQAKRHLRRFNDIPREHFGLFLKECEWRFNIPDPKTQLLLLKQLVKENMG, via the coding sequence CTTGATGTAAGTGATTTTCACCATGTTCGTATCAATCACTCTAACCTGTTTGCAAAGGGTCGAAACCACATAAACGGTATTGAGAATTTCTGGAATCAGGCCAAGCGTCATTTGCGCAGATTCAACGACATTCCCAGAGAGCATTTTGGGCTCTTTTTGAAGGAATGTGAGTGGCGTTTCAACATCCCTGACCCAAAAACTCAATTGTTACTGTTAAAACAACTAGTTAAAGAGAATATGGGCTAG
- a CDS encoding polysaccharide ABC transporter ATP-binding protein translates to MNKPSNKTIVDSLSNVTSPTATDIRPVDFSTGSDVVIRIEDLWKEYRLGIINHGTLSKDLNSWWAKVRGKEDPNRKIDSTIQQINDSTIETLDRFWALKDISFDVKQGEVLGVIGKNGAGKSTLLKILSQVTTPTKGLINIKGRVASLLEVGTGFHPELTGRENVFLNGAILGMSKQEIRRKFHAIVDFAEIEKFIDTPVKRYSSGMYVRLAFAVAAYLEPEILIVDEVLAVGDTVFQKKCIDKMLEVSAQGRTILFVSHNFSAIKSLCSRAVLLNKGQCVFSGKVEETIDVYAGEKRLSGREIDLSNVERKNTAQELVFEKITFLNYPVRFGVPIKFKVKLKSMGMKRVFPELDFGFAIHDKNQNTIIHCSNRYKNLHFEHVSDADEYLFEIENILKPDVYSLVFFLRSNEVIQDWISGVVKLEIEDGNPYEFHDTKQIQGALLPEFNISFVRASQ, encoded by the coding sequence ATGAATAAACCCAGCAATAAAACCATAGTAGACTCATTGAGTAATGTCACGTCGCCAACAGCGACAGATATCCGGCCCGTAGATTTTTCAACAGGTTCCGATGTCGTCATCCGCATTGAAGACCTCTGGAAAGAATACCGCCTCGGCATCATAAATCACGGCACCTTGTCCAAGGATCTTAATTCCTGGTGGGCCAAAGTTCGTGGCAAAGAAGACCCGAACCGGAAAATCGATTCAACGATTCAACAAATCAATGATTCAACAATTGAAACGCTCGACAGGTTTTGGGCACTGAAGGACATTTCCTTCGATGTAAAACAAGGAGAAGTCCTTGGTGTCATAGGAAAAAATGGTGCTGGTAAATCAACTCTGCTGAAAATCCTTTCTCAAGTGACTACGCCGACAAAAGGATTGATTAACATCAAGGGGCGTGTAGCCAGTTTGCTAGAAGTTGGTACCGGTTTTCATCCTGAGTTGACAGGTCGCGAGAATGTGTTTCTCAATGGTGCGATCCTTGGTATGAGTAAGCAGGAGATTCGTAGAAAGTTCCATGCGATCGTTGATTTTGCCGAGATTGAAAAGTTTATTGACACGCCGGTCAAACGTTATTCATCTGGAATGTATGTTCGCCTGGCCTTTGCCGTTGCAGCGTATTTAGAGCCTGAGATTTTAATCGTAGATGAAGTCTTGGCCGTGGGGGATACGGTTTTTCAAAAAAAGTGTATCGACAAAATGCTAGAGGTTAGCGCACAAGGGAGAACGATTCTGTTTGTTTCCCACAACTTTTCAGCAATCAAGTCTCTGTGTAGCAGAGCTGTGTTGTTGAATAAGGGCCAGTGTGTATTTTCTGGAAAGGTGGAAGAAACTATTGATGTTTATGCTGGCGAAAAGAGGCTTTCAGGTAGAGAAATTGATTTGAGCAATGTTGAACGTAAAAACACGGCTCAGGAACTGGTTTTTGAGAAAATAACATTCTTGAATTATCCGGTTCGATTTGGAGTGCCGATAAAATTCAAAGTAAAATTAAAGTCGATGGGGATGAAGAGGGTGTTCCCTGAACTTGATTTCGGTTTTGCCATACACGACAAAAACCAGAACACTATAATTCATTGCAGCAACAGGTATAAAAATCTTCATTTTGAGCATGTATCAGATGCAGATGAATATCTTTTTGAAATAGAGAATATCCTAAAGCCTGACGTGTACTCTCTTGTGTTTTTCTTGCGAAGTAACGAAGTCATTCAAGACTGGATTAGTGGCGTTGTTAAACTCGAGATTGAAGATGGGAACCCGTATGAATTCCATGATACCAAGCAGATTCAAGGAGCGCTCCTGCCAGAATTTAATATTAGCTTTGTGAGGGCTTCGCAATGA
- a CDS encoding FkbM family methyltransferase gives MNFLLKFIVRVIVKTIGSDAAKKLILEIAKYARLDLLHVAYNNLGILKCENNIVSGEHFLATKVLKKNLCNIETPVMFDVGANVGKYSRMLAKEFPSARIYAFEPNINTYKQLVDNVGDVGKCYNVGMGEEQKAEKIFTYSDSLASSHASIYGDVFRTFHKRDDIVGIDFQLTSLDLFCEMEKITKIDFLKIDTEGNELNVLKGAEQILADGKIKIIQFEFGECDVFSRVFLRDFYEILSAYKMYRLDSNRLIPLFAYESTNEIFRFQNFIAVRNDFAFHEGL, from the coding sequence ATGAATTTTCTTCTAAAATTTATCGTTCGTGTAATTGTAAAGACGATAGGCTCGGATGCTGCTAAGAAATTAATACTAGAAATCGCCAAGTACGCTCGTTTAGATCTGCTTCACGTTGCGTACAATAATTTAGGTATCCTGAAATGTGAAAACAACATAGTCAGTGGTGAACATTTTTTGGCAACCAAAGTGCTTAAAAAAAACCTTTGCAATATTGAAACGCCTGTCATGTTCGATGTAGGCGCCAATGTTGGCAAATACTCACGGATGTTAGCGAAAGAATTTCCATCCGCGCGGATCTATGCCTTTGAGCCTAATATCAATACATATAAGCAGTTGGTGGATAATGTTGGTGACGTGGGCAAGTGTTATAATGTGGGCATGGGAGAGGAGCAAAAGGCTGAGAAAATTTTTACCTACTCGGACAGTCTTGCTAGCTCGCATGCCAGTATTTATGGTGATGTGTTCCGCACGTTTCACAAGCGTGATGATATAGTCGGGATTGATTTTCAGTTGACGTCACTTGATCTTTTCTGTGAGATGGAAAAGATAACCAAAATTGACTTTCTTAAAATAGATACCGAAGGGAACGAACTCAATGTTCTGAAAGGTGCAGAACAAATTCTTGCTGACGGCAAGATCAAAATTATCCAGTTTGAATTTGGCGAGTGTGACGTCTTTTCGCGAGTGTTTTTACGCGACTTCTATGAAATCCTCTCTGCTTACAAGATGTACAGACTTGATTCTAATCGGCTTATCCCCCTTTTTGCATACGAGTCGACAAATGAAATTTTTCGTTTTCAAAACTTCATTGCGGTTAGAAATGATTTTGCTTTCCATGAGGGGCTGTAA
- a CDS encoding methyltransferase domain-containing protein, which translates to MLIVKKVIKKMLPVKLREILGTLSEQQSKTTKNKQIAVKNHHKVTSLLRSDLPIKLELGAGERRGVTGWTYADINENCDLVLDLTQPFPFPDNSVSMIYSSHMLEHFEYHELMTLLSECLRVLKPGGIFRASVPNARIYLEAYCAPDGFRPEIFCRYEPAYNANSKIDYVNYMAYMAGHHRYMFDEENLVAVLNLAGFNNVRLRGFDKTLDLEVRDFQSIYVQAEK; encoded by the coding sequence ATGCTAATAGTTAAAAAAGTTATAAAAAAGATGCTTCCTGTGAAGTTAAGAGAAATTCTAGGAACTCTTTCTGAACAACAAAGTAAGACTACAAAAAACAAGCAGATTGCAGTGAAAAATCATCATAAGGTCACTTCGCTTTTGAGAAGTGATCTGCCAATAAAGCTGGAACTTGGCGCAGGAGAAAGGCGAGGTGTAACCGGATGGACCTATGCTGATATTAACGAAAATTGCGATCTGGTATTGGATTTAACCCAGCCATTTCCTTTTCCGGATAACAGCGTAAGTATGATCTATTCGTCTCATATGTTGGAGCATTTCGAATATCATGAATTGATGACATTGCTCTCTGAATGCCTACGGGTTTTGAAGCCTGGTGGTATATTCAGAGCGTCTGTTCCGAATGCGCGTATTTATCTGGAAGCATATTGTGCCCCAGATGGTTTTCGTCCCGAAATATTCTGCCGATACGAACCTGCTTATAATGCTAATTCTAAAATTGATTATGTGAATTATATGGCGTATATGGCTGGACATCATAGGTATATGTTTGATGAGGAAAACCTCGTTGCGGTCTTAAACTTGGCCGGGTTTAATAATGTGAGGTTGAGAGGTTTTGACAAAACACTTGATTTGGAAGTCAGAGATTTTCAGTCAATTTATGTGCAGGCCGAAAAGTAG
- a CDS encoding glycosyltransferase family 2 protein codes for MSDLHLKTPVLFLVFNRPDTTKKVFEAIKQAKPKQLFVAADGPRENKLGDAEKCAQVRRIIESVDWECDVVTLFREKNLGCKIAVSSAIDWFFENVEGGIVLEDDCLPSYSFFSFCEELLQKYQNDTRVMQICGSNLVKERSGNVYSYMFSNYGPVWGWATWRRAWNYYDVDMKLWPEVRDAKLYEHFCQSYEESMYRSALYNKVFAGEIDTWDYQWGFAKMINHGLSIIPAFNLVSNVGFGFDSTHTSSECSFSNLELCELSDPISHPPYVIRDKSFDAKFNDLYVPPKKSVLERIFNIHKM; via the coding sequence GTGAGCGATTTACATCTAAAAACTCCGGTTTTATTCCTTGTCTTTAATCGACCGGATACGACCAAAAAGGTTTTTGAGGCTATTAAACAAGCCAAGCCGAAACAACTCTTTGTGGCTGCGGATGGTCCACGTGAGAACAAGTTAGGTGATGCTGAAAAATGCGCACAGGTCCGCCGCATAATTGAGTCGGTTGATTGGGAGTGTGACGTAGTAACTCTGTTCCGGGAAAAGAACCTTGGCTGTAAAATAGCCGTTAGTTCCGCCATCGATTGGTTTTTCGAGAACGTGGAGGGGGGTATCGTTCTTGAGGATGATTGCCTCCCCTCCTATTCATTCTTCTCGTTCTGCGAAGAACTCCTTCAGAAGTATCAAAATGATACTCGTGTGATGCAGATTTGTGGATCTAATTTAGTGAAAGAGCGGAGTGGGAATGTCTACAGTTATATGTTCTCTAACTATGGCCCTGTCTGGGGGTGGGCGACTTGGAGAAGAGCCTGGAACTATTATGATGTAGATATGAAATTGTGGCCAGAGGTTAGAGACGCTAAGTTATATGAACACTTTTGTCAGAGTTACGAAGAGTCAATGTATCGGTCAGCATTATATAATAAGGTGTTCGCTGGAGAAATTGATACTTGGGACTATCAATGGGGGTTCGCGAAGATGATTAACCATGGTTTGAGTATAATCCCTGCTTTTAATTTAGTCTCAAACGTTGGTTTTGGGTTCGATTCAACCCACACATCATCAGAGTGCTCCTTTTCAAATTTGGAGTTATGTGAATTAAGTGACCCTATAAGTCATCCACCGTACGTTATTAGGGATAAATCATTTGATGCTAAATTCAATGATCTTTATGTCCCCCCAAAAAAATCCGTATTAGAAAGAATATTTAACATCCACAAAATGTAA
- a CDS encoding CatB-related O-acetyltransferase has translation MFCKIYKKLKRYLISEKDIQTKDGTYLNEYESQESLNINIIGSKKPTLNIGKGSYVNGIDLYCWDDRIEVSIGRYCSIADKVTIIAGGEHDMDWVTTYPFIPKWKVEDLYHLQKPRFKGDIKIGNDVWISNNVVILSGVTISDGAVVGAGSIVTKDVNPYSIVAGNPARVVKKRFSDDIIEQLLDIKWWDWDEEKIHENLILLSRVNDFIQQHKC, from the coding sequence ATGTTTTGTAAAATATATAAGAAGTTAAAAAGGTATCTAATTTCTGAAAAAGATATTCAAACCAAAGATGGGACCTATTTGAATGAATATGAATCTCAAGAAAGTTTGAATATAAATATTATCGGGAGCAAAAAACCAACATTAAATATTGGCAAAGGGTCTTACGTAAACGGAATCGATTTATACTGCTGGGATGATCGTATTGAGGTAAGTATTGGGAGGTATTGCTCCATTGCTGACAAGGTGACGATAATTGCTGGGGGTGAACATGATATGGATTGGGTTACAACATACCCGTTCATTCCAAAATGGAAAGTTGAGGACCTTTATCATCTGCAAAAGCCTAGATTTAAAGGCGATATAAAAATTGGAAACGATGTGTGGATAAGTAATAATGTAGTCATTCTTTCCGGTGTGACCATATCTGATGGTGCTGTAGTCGGTGCGGGAAGTATCGTTACTAAAGATGTAAATCCATACAGTATTGTTGCTGGTAATCCAGCGAGAGTTGTCAAGAAACGCTTCTCTGACGATATTATTGAACAATTGCTAGATATAAAATGGTGGGATTGGGATGAGGAGAAAATACATGAAAATTTAATCTTGTTGAGTAGAGTTAATGATTTTATTCAACAACATAAGTGTTAA
- a CDS encoding polysaccharide pyruvyl transferase family protein → MKIGLITTLKTNIGDDFIREGICSVLRRVFPSRSVEFVPINKHKPYTAYPTWHPARLASWSERLPAVPGRGIVRRLGVNLAPKLGNSFFDSCDLIVQCGAPVFWPNCHANEWAKPLWSDVVGRLYKKIPVLNLAAGSCYPWENQKLYRESPDDRPYIEEILSYCRLTTVRDGLAKDVCNWAGFDVPAIPCSAFLAAKGQTAPLDDSGLVLINFMEGGGHFSWGQGTDSALWRKTVLGLIERLRKRHSLALLCHDENEYQLAHSLAPDLPRIFPKTPVEYFAMAKSAKFALCNRMHASVGMAGLGIPSIAVCTDTRLLMVKELGLSTHYVKDVTLDALESETEAAVKTRDSEKERLLCLQHSTLDQYVGAVEAIVS, encoded by the coding sequence ATGAAAATAGGTTTGATAACAACATTAAAGACCAATATCGGGGATGATTTTATCCGTGAGGGGATATGCTCGGTTTTGAGAAGAGTCTTCCCGTCACGTAGTGTTGAATTTGTCCCTATAAATAAACATAAACCTTATACCGCTTACCCCACATGGCATCCTGCCCGACTCGCGAGTTGGTCAGAGAGACTCCCGGCTGTTCCTGGTCGCGGAATAGTGAGGCGTTTAGGAGTTAACCTTGCTCCAAAATTGGGAAATAGCTTTTTTGATAGTTGCGACTTGATCGTGCAATGTGGTGCTCCAGTTTTCTGGCCAAATTGTCATGCCAACGAATGGGCCAAACCACTTTGGAGTGACGTGGTCGGGCGGCTGTACAAGAAGATCCCGGTGCTCAACTTGGCCGCCGGATCATGTTATCCGTGGGAAAATCAAAAACTTTACCGTGAGAGCCCGGATGACAGGCCATACATTGAAGAGATTCTAAGTTACTGCCGATTGACTACCGTGAGAGATGGACTTGCCAAGGATGTCTGCAACTGGGCCGGCTTTGATGTGCCGGCTATTCCTTGTAGCGCTTTTCTTGCAGCGAAGGGGCAAACAGCACCATTAGATGATTCGGGCCTTGTGTTGATCAATTTCATGGAAGGCGGAGGGCATTTTTCCTGGGGGCAGGGAACGGATTCTGCCTTGTGGAGAAAAACCGTTTTGGGTTTGATCGAACGCCTGCGCAAGCGACATTCTTTAGCGCTATTGTGCCACGACGAAAACGAGTATCAGCTTGCGCACAGCTTGGCACCTGACCTGCCCAGGATCTTCCCGAAGACCCCTGTCGAATATTTTGCAATGGCAAAAAGTGCGAAGTTCGCACTGTGTAATCGCATGCACGCATCCGTTGGCATGGCCGGTCTTGGCATCCCCTCTATTGCTGTGTGTACCGATACTCGGCTTCTGATGGTTAAGGAGCTTGGCTTGTCTACCCATTATGTTAAGGATGTGACCTTGGATGCGCTTGAATCTGAGACTGAAGCTGCGGTGAAGACTAGGGATTCAGAGAAAGAGCGTTTACTCTGCCTTCAACATTCAACGCTTGACCAATATGTCGGAGCAGTTGAGGCGATTGTCTCCTGA
- a CDS encoding glycosyltransferase family 9 protein, which produces MKILIYRPDNIGDVVLFSGALKHIRRHYPGAFITIAVKTHVRDVLELCPHVDKCISLDQLSWTRVTRWFTSKSQILFGCVMRLQGLFNNCFSPYDLVIYPVKSPQVVHLRQLHKLGYRSIVGMTGSDSCQPKGGYPAELEPINLFTESFDTSVEDPWRHEILTTIDFLNYLGCSIKDVNDVTPEFWFSPSDKNLLENYSVKGKKVVGVFPGAADVYRCWDVANYQALAKDIKGDIIYVLLGSESDKRIGSEVEKALYRGCDKCCVVNLIGKTTLRELSLVIKECDLFIGMETSGLHIAIALDISSVGIVGGGHFGRFVPWGNPKKHKILTKRMECFHCNWICIKSYVECIQDVSSSDVAASANRFLH; this is translated from the coding sequence ATGAAAATTCTCATTTATCGCCCTGATAACATCGGGGATGTAGTCCTTTTCAGCGGAGCGTTGAAGCATATACGAAGGCACTATCCCGGAGCCTTTATTACCATTGCAGTGAAAACTCATGTCCGGGATGTCTTGGAATTATGTCCTCATGTCGATAAGTGTATATCTCTCGACCAGTTAAGTTGGACTCGCGTAACAAGGTGGTTTACCTCTAAAAGCCAAATTTTGTTCGGGTGTGTGATGCGACTCCAAGGCCTGTTTAATAACTGTTTTTCTCCATACGATTTGGTGATTTATCCAGTTAAGTCGCCTCAAGTCGTTCACTTAAGACAACTACACAAGTTAGGATATCGCAGTATTGTTGGAATGACTGGATCTGACAGTTGTCAACCAAAGGGTGGCTACCCAGCCGAGCTGGAGCCCATAAATTTGTTTACAGAAAGCTTCGACACCTCCGTGGAGGATCCGTGGAGGCATGAGATTCTGACAACGATTGATTTTCTGAATTATCTAGGTTGCTCAATTAAAGATGTTAATGATGTTACTCCAGAATTCTGGTTTTCTCCTTCTGATAAAAACCTTCTGGAAAATTATAGTGTTAAGGGAAAGAAAGTTGTAGGAGTTTTTCCCGGCGCGGCTGATGTATACAGATGCTGGGATGTGGCAAATTATCAAGCTCTCGCTAAAGACATAAAAGGAGATATCATTTATGTCTTATTGGGGAGTGAGAGCGATAAAAGAATCGGTTCTGAAGTTGAAAAAGCGTTATATCGCGGTTGTGATAAGTGTTGTGTTGTGAATTTGATCGGGAAAACTACACTTAGAGAACTTTCCCTTGTGATCAAAGAATGTGACTTGTTTATTGGAATGGAAACGTCTGGGTTGCATATCGCAATTGCTCTCGACATATCTTCAGTTGGAATTGTTGGAGGGGGGCATTTTGGTCGCTTTGTCCCTTGGGGTAATCCCAAAAAACATAAAATTCTCACCAAAAGAATGGAATGTTTCCACTGTAACTGGATTTGTATCAAGAGTTATGTCGAATGTATTCAGGATGTTTCATCCTCAGACGTGGCTGCCAGTGCAAATCGGTTTCTACACTAA
- a CDS encoding glycosyltransferase family 2 protein — protein sequence MNSQLSIITPVYNGARFIEFCIKNVIEQDCPVAEHIIVDGGSTDGTVEIIKRYVAEFPHIRWVSDKDRGQSDAMNKGIAMSKGSIISFLNVDDFYEPGVLVVIPELFKNLPVPSLLVGDCNVLNDSGVVEEVNKPKKLKITDLLMGWDINPFPTNPSQYFYHKSLHEIIGPYDINEHYSLDIDFVARAVQSANVHYVDKVFGNYRKIAGTKTTNDIISGENYPRFLSVLEKYRKGLTLSQKLQVAVMRRVIKLHDLKRRFFLIGCHIV from the coding sequence ATGAACAGTCAGCTTTCGATCATAACCCCGGTCTACAATGGAGCTCGTTTTATCGAGTTCTGCATAAAGAACGTTATTGAACAGGATTGTCCTGTTGCCGAACACATAATCGTGGACGGTGGTTCGACAGATGGTACCGTGGAAATCATCAAGAGATATGTAGCCGAATTTCCACACATTCGTTGGGTTTCTGACAAGGATCGGGGTCAGTCAGATGCCATGAATAAAGGAATTGCAATGTCCAAAGGTTCAATCATTAGCTTTTTGAATGTTGATGATTTTTATGAGCCTGGAGTACTTGTTGTAATTCCTGAATTGTTCAAAAATCTTCCTGTACCGTCGTTGTTAGTTGGGGATTGCAATGTGTTGAATGATTCTGGTGTAGTAGAAGAAGTCAACAAACCCAAAAAATTAAAAATAACGGATCTGTTGATGGGTTGGGATATAAACCCATTTCCGACCAATCCCTCCCAATATTTTTATCATAAATCGTTACACGAAATAATTGGCCCATACGATATTAATGAGCATTATTCTCTTGATATTGATTTTGTCGCACGGGCAGTTCAGTCAGCTAATGTTCACTATGTGGATAAGGTTTTTGGTAATTATCGTAAGATAGCTGGGACTAAAACCACTAATGATATAATCAGTGGAGAAAATTACCCGAGATTTTTGTCGGTTCTTGAAAAATACCGGAAGGGACTCACTTTGTCTCAGAAATTACAGGTCGCGGTGATGAGACGAGTTATTAAATTACATGATCTTAAAAGGCGTTTTTTTTTAATAGGATGCCACATAGTATGA
- a CDS encoding glycosyltransferase: MNESITVSIVIPTYNDLDNLMRAIRSIELMQYPCSHYEVIVVDDGSVDGTGVFVKDLMARVKINLNYIYQENKGPAAARNTGIKKSQGKYLLVIDSDCFVDKNILNQYLRHFPNETLAGVGGNVLPDKENTVARYLDHLEVWRPGYRGERVTYLVTANAFFLREAIVGAGYFDEDFRVPGGEEPELCHRIIKNGYHFKYDENAKVTHSHRTTIKSMMKMFCNHGKGYAIFVSKWPEVGRGKTFCRTIFGIDAIRRFTSIYMRNLNIGEAVLYFILDYLRVVATYYGYRSIMKVR, from the coding sequence ATGAATGAATCTATAACGGTAAGTATCGTAATCCCCACCTATAATGATTTAGATAATTTGATGAGGGCTATAAGGTCAATTGAGCTGATGCAGTATCCCTGTAGTCATTATGAGGTCATTGTTGTTGATGATGGCTCCGTAGATGGAACAGGTGTATTTGTTAAAGACTTGATGGCCAGAGTAAAAATTAACCTAAATTATATTTACCAGGAAAACAAAGGACCCGCAGCGGCAAGGAACACAGGGATTAAGAAATCTCAGGGTAAGTATCTGCTTGTCATTGATTCAGATTGTTTTGTTGATAAGAATATTCTGAACCAATACCTTAGGCATTTTCCGAATGAGACTTTGGCTGGCGTCGGAGGGAATGTTCTGCCTGATAAAGAAAATACAGTAGCCAGATATCTCGATCATCTTGAAGTTTGGAGACCTGGTTATAGGGGTGAGAGGGTTACTTATCTCGTTACGGCAAATGCGTTTTTCCTTCGAGAAGCTATAGTTGGGGCCGGATACTTCGATGAAGATTTTCGTGTCCCAGGCGGAGAGGAACCAGAATTATGCCATCGGATCATAAAGAATGGTTACCATTTCAAATATGATGAGAATGCCAAGGTGACGCATTCTCATAGAACGACAATTAAGAGCATGATGAAGATGTTTTGCAATCATGGAAAAGGCTATGCAATATTTGTTAGTAAATGGCCAGAGGTTGGCCGTGGGAAAACCTTCTGTAGAACAATCTTTGGGATCGATGCCATTAGAAGATTTACTTCTATCTATATGAGAAACCTAAATATAGGTGAGGCCGTATTATATTTTATCTTGGATTACTTGAGAGTGGTTGCAACCTATTATGGCTATCGCTCGATCATGAAGGTGCGATAG
- a CDS encoding glycosyltransferase: protein MRKVSIVMPVYNGSRYIGQAIESILNQSFRDFELIIINDGSTDDSVFKARAYSDARIKIIDRIENFGLAVTRNEGVAAACGTYVAMLDCDDIACSTRLEEQVRFLDQNPDFGLVGSWVELIDVDGCSDGDVWRYETSSLKIPCALLFNNRFAQSAVMIRKDILPEGPYRLEFPPAEDYDLWVRLLPQTRVANIPKPLVRYRVHPGGTSRKQAMVAEANTRKIVIAQINRLGINPDEGQVEIHRLIGRGEGAIDVETLGRAVKWIDSLFAANMTAGVYSQEAFCSILGEKWAAFCQASSHIGWDSFMAFHRSPFRKYAQISAGTLCRFMLRSLFKI, encoded by the coding sequence ATGCGGAAGGTTAGTATTGTCATGCCCGTTTACAACGGGTCTCGCTATATTGGTCAAGCTATAGAGAGTATCCTCAACCAATCTTTTCGAGATTTTGAACTTATAATTATTAATGATGGCTCAACTGATGACAGCGTGTTTAAAGCAAGGGCTTACTCTGATGCAAGGATAAAAATCATAGACCGTATAGAAAACTTTGGCCTGGCGGTCACGCGCAATGAAGGGGTTGCTGCTGCGTGTGGAACATATGTCGCCATGCTTGATTGTGATGACATTGCATGCTCGACGAGGCTTGAGGAGCAGGTTAGGTTTCTTGATCAAAACCCGGATTTCGGACTGGTTGGTTCATGGGTAGAACTCATTGATGTGGATGGCTGCTCTGATGGTGATGTCTGGCGATATGAAACATCAAGTTTGAAAATTCCCTGTGCCTTACTGTTCAATAACCGTTTTGCTCAGTCTGCTGTAATGATACGAAAAGATATACTGCCTGAAGGCCCCTATCGGCTGGAATTTCCCCCAGCTGAGGATTATGACCTGTGGGTACGTTTGTTGCCGCAGACTCGGGTAGCGAATATTCCCAAACCATTAGTTAGGTATCGAGTCCATCCTGGTGGAACGAGTCGCAAGCAGGCAATGGTCGCCGAGGCGAATACGCGGAAGATAGTTATTGCGCAAATCAACCGACTTGGCATCAACCCTGATGAAGGACAGGTTGAGATCCATCGCCTCATTGGCAGGGGAGAAGGGGCCATCGACGTCGAGACCTTGGGTCGAGCGGTAAAGTGGATTGATAGTCTTTTCGCTGCTAACATGACGGCCGGGGTTTATAGCCAAGAGGCGTTCTGTTCAATCCTTGGCGAGAAGTGGGCAGCCTTCTGCCAAGCTTCCAGCCATATCGGCTGGGACTCCTTCATGGCGTTTCACAGAAGCCCTTTTCGAAAATATGCGCAGATCTCTGCCGGAACTCTCTGCAGATTTATGCTTCGGAGTCTTTTCAAGATATGA